Proteins encoded within one genomic window of uncultured Desulfobacter sp.:
- a CDS encoding ATP-binding protein — translation MKYHSITFKLLFFIVCAFILTTVSVLVLSDIQLRRVIDKSQASIYEEKIDGILGLLGSYHQRLKKTELIDVYEQDFKKKAIENITQVIQNQKYGVELLILDHEGNLVFSPRLLPGTPGPLADISNGKILKSDRGSFDYRLNGVDNWCIFKQFAPWKWRIAYTLPLDYKYSDAKTFFNFMLLIMVGISLTATILLSCVVTQFTYPITRLTAISARMAKGDLDQRIDLYGKDEIGVLAHSFELMRDSIKEKISRLSSLQNYLSNIIDSMPSMLIGVDNHGKVTQWNKTAEQTTGIEALTAQGQSLLKILPRMTSQMPQIIESIQTREVRQKRKNPRHSENGIQYEDITIYPLIDNGVEGAVIRLDDVTEKVRLEEMMVQSEKMLSVGGLAAGMAHEINNPLASMLQTADVMESRLSKDSKINANIRAAEQAGTSMEAVQTFMESRRIFRMISTINQSGRRVANIVDNMLSFARKEESKISLTELEHLLDKTLDLAATDYNLKKEYDFKQIRIIREYQAGGTPKVPCESSKIQQVLLNIFRNGAQAMQEFGEKEPQFIIRTWFQPKKNQVCMEIRDNGPGMDETIRKRVFEPFYTTKPVGVGTGLGLSVSYFIIKENHDGDIRVESSPGNGTAFIICLPVGI, via the coding sequence ATGAAATACCATTCTATAACGTTTAAGCTTCTTTTTTTCATCGTCTGTGCCTTTATCCTGACAACCGTTTCCGTGCTTGTCTTGTCGGACATTCAGTTACGGCGAGTGATAGATAAAAGCCAGGCATCTATTTATGAGGAAAAGATCGACGGGATCCTCGGCCTTTTAGGCTCATACCATCAGCGACTGAAAAAGACCGAACTGATCGACGTCTATGAGCAGGACTTTAAAAAAAAAGCGATAGAAAACATAACCCAAGTTATACAAAATCAAAAATACGGGGTTGAACTACTCATCCTTGACCATGAGGGTAACCTGGTTTTCAGCCCTCGCCTGCTGCCCGGTACTCCGGGCCCCCTCGCCGACATATCAAACGGAAAAATTCTAAAATCGGACCGGGGAAGTTTTGACTATAGATTAAACGGTGTGGACAACTGGTGCATTTTTAAGCAGTTTGCACCCTGGAAGTGGCGCATCGCCTACACCCTGCCACTGGATTACAAGTACAGCGACGCGAAAACCTTTTTCAACTTTATGCTCCTTATTATGGTCGGCATCAGTCTTACGGCCACCATCCTTCTCTCATGTGTCGTGACCCAGTTTACATACCCCATTACCCGGCTGACAGCGATTTCCGCACGAATGGCCAAAGGAGATCTGGATCAAAGAATAGATCTTTACGGAAAAGATGAAATAGGGGTACTGGCCCATTCCTTTGAACTCATGCGGGACTCCATCAAGGAAAAAATATCCCGGTTAAGTAGTCTGCAGAATTATCTGTCCAATATCATTGACTCAATGCCTTCAATGCTCATCGGCGTGGATAACCATGGCAAGGTTACCCAGTGGAACAAGACTGCGGAACAGACCACAGGGATTGAGGCTCTCACAGCCCAGGGACAATCGCTTTTAAAAATACTGCCAAGGATGACGTCACAGATGCCGCAGATCATTGAAAGCATCCAGACCCGGGAAGTTCGCCAGAAGCGAAAAAACCCCAGGCACTCGGAGAATGGGATCCAATACGAAGACATCACCATTTATCCTTTGATTGATAATGGTGTGGAAGGTGCGGTAATCCGACTGGACGACGTAACAGAAAAGGTCCGTCTTGAAGAGATGATGGTCCAGTCGGAAAAAATGCTATCCGTGGGCGGACTTGCCGCCGGTATGGCACATGAAATAAACAATCCATTGGCCAGCATGCTCCAGACAGCCGACGTCATGGAAAGCAGATTGTCAAAGGACTCAAAAATCAATGCCAATATCCGGGCGGCTGAGCAAGCCGGCACATCAATGGAAGCGGTCCAGACTTTTATGGAATCCCGGAGGATTTTCCGGATGATCAGCACCATTAACCAGTCCGGCCGCAGGGTAGCGAATATTGTGGACAACATGCTTTCCTTTGCCCGCAAAGAGGAATCCAAAATTTCTTTGACAGAATTGGAACATTTGCTGGATAAAACCCTGGATCTTGCAGCTACCGATTACAATTTAAAAAAAGAGTATGATTTTAAACAGATCAGGATCATCAGAGAATACCAGGCGGGGGGCACCCCCAAGGTGCCCTGTGAAAGCAGCAAAATCCAGCAGGTCCTGCTCAATATTTTCAGAAACGGGGCGCAAGCCATGCAAGAATTCGGAGAAAAAGAACCTCAATTCATTATTCGCACCTGGTTTCAACCAAAGAAAAATCAGGTATGCATGGAAATCCGGGACAATGGTCCGGGCATGGACGAAACGATACGCAAACGCGTTTTCGAGCCGTTTTATACCACCAAGCCGGTGGGCGTAGGAACAGGATTAGGGCTGTCTGTATCCTACTTTATTATCAAAGAGAATCATGACGGGGATATCAGAGTGGAGTCCAGTCCTGGGAACGGTACAGCATTTATTATATGCCTTCCCGTGGGAATATGA
- a CDS encoding ABC transporter substrate binding protein: MKKQTAIILIVCWSMFTAVMPCAAQKKKILYVDSYHPGYLWSEQITRGIQTILDATPDIELDIFRMDTKKNNSIEGKKAAALKAKQKIELFKPDVVIASDDNAAKYLIVPYYLNSNLPFVFCGINWDASVYGFPASNVTGMVETSFFETGLATLKQFAKGNRIGFLSSAAETQEKIVSQLTQRFKVQLDVRPARTFEQLKQNFLDLQEECDMVIIQEFRSVKGFNHEAMKAFVNTHTRAPTLATAPYMVDYALITYAKSGEEQGEYAARTALQILDGRSPGDIPVTTNKKVKIYLNMTLAKKLGIKFPMALIDYGQLVSTEQKKLLYINSYHKGYRWSDGIEKGLLKALGIDIDPDTNTMDTSLGPVQIKIVRMDTKRHQEEAFKEKAALRAKTVIETWKPDIVVASDDNACKYLIAPYYIDSDLPVVFCGVNFDASMYGFPTPNITGMVEEGPYEETIALMKQFSRGNRIGFIGADSLSNQKEVAHLKKKWI; the protein is encoded by the coding sequence ATGAAAAAACAGACGGCCATTATCTTAATTGTGTGCTGGAGCATGTTTACAGCGGTAATGCCCTGCGCGGCCCAGAAAAAAAAAATCCTTTATGTGGATTCCTATCATCCCGGGTATTTGTGGAGCGAACAAATCACCCGGGGTATCCAAACCATCCTGGATGCCACACCTGATATTGAACTTGACATATTCAGGATGGATACCAAAAAAAACAACTCCATAGAAGGTAAAAAGGCTGCTGCACTCAAGGCCAAACAAAAGATTGAACTATTTAAACCGGACGTGGTGATCGCCTCGGACGACAATGCCGCAAAATACCTGATTGTGCCCTATTATCTCAACTCGAATCTTCCTTTTGTGTTCTGCGGCATCAATTGGGATGCCTCGGTTTATGGTTTCCCGGCATCCAACGTCACCGGCATGGTGGAAACCTCCTTTTTTGAAACCGGCCTGGCCACCCTGAAACAGTTCGCAAAAGGAAATAGGATCGGATTTTTGTCCTCGGCCGCAGAAACCCAGGAAAAAATCGTAAGTCAGCTAACCCAACGGTTCAAGGTTCAGTTAGATGTCCGGCCTGCAAGGACCTTTGAGCAGCTCAAACAGAACTTTCTTGATCTCCAGGAAGAATGCGACATGGTCATTATTCAAGAATTCCGGTCCGTCAAGGGATTCAACCACGAGGCCATGAAGGCCTTTGTCAATACCCATACAAGGGCGCCCACACTGGCAACAGCGCCTTATATGGTTGATTACGCCCTGATCACCTATGCCAAAAGCGGTGAAGAGCAGGGGGAATATGCCGCCCGCACCGCTCTTCAAATTCTGGATGGACGGTCTCCGGGCGACATCCCAGTCACCACAAACAAAAAAGTAAAAATTTACCTGAACATGACTCTGGCTAAAAAGCTTGGCATCAAATTTCCCATGGCCCTGATAGATTACGGCCAACTGGTCTCCACAGAGCAAAAAAAACTACTTTATATCAACTCCTACCACAAGGGATATCGGTGGAGTGACGGCATTGAAAAAGGGCTGCTCAAGGCCCTTGGCATAGACATTGACCCGGACACCAATACTATGGACACTTCCCTTGGCCCGGTTCAAATAAAAATAGTGCGCATGGATACCAAACGACACCAGGAAGAGGCATTCAAAGAAAAGGCGGCACTCAGGGCCAAGACCGTGATTGAAACCTGGAAACCTGACATTGTGGTAGCCAGCGATGACAATGCATGCAAATATCTGATCGCACCCTATTATATCGATTCAGACCTGCCTGTTGTGTTTTGCGGGGTCAACTTTGATGCCTCAATGTATGGCTTTCCCACCCCCAACATCACCGGCATGGTGGAAGAAGGCCCTTATGAGGAAACCATCGCCCTGATGAAACAGTTCTCCCGGGGGAACCGAATTGGATTTATCGGCGCAGACTCTCTGTCCAACCAGAAGGAGGTCGCCCATTTAAAAAAAAAATGGATATGA
- a CDS encoding ABC transporter substrate binding protein, whose product MRNWRLRLVSNFHQWKTAYLKLQDKVDMLILNECISVKGWNPEEAEKFVLKNTKIITGSVGDYEIPYVLLGRIKMAEEQGWWAGKTALKILNGTQPSAIPVAATKYSKLILNMKLAKRMGIVFPMELIETAEFIEQDQKILP is encoded by the coding sequence ATGAGAAACTGGCGCCTGCGTCTGGTTTCCAATTTTCATCAATGGAAAACAGCCTATCTCAAGCTCCAGGATAAGGTGGATATGCTGATCTTGAATGAATGTATCAGTGTCAAAGGCTGGAACCCTGAAGAGGCGGAAAAATTTGTCCTTAAAAACACCAAAATTATCACTGGAAGCGTCGGTGACTACGAGATTCCATACGTCCTTTTGGGTAGGATCAAAATGGCTGAAGAACAGGGTTGGTGGGCCGGAAAAACCGCTTTGAAAATCCTGAACGGCACACAGCCATCCGCCATCCCTGTGGCCGCCACTAAATATTCAAAGCTAATTTTAAACATGAAGTTGGCCAAACGCATGGGGATTGTCTTTCCCATGGAACTGATTGAAACAGCTGAGTTTATTGAACAGGACCAAAAAATCCTGCCATGA
- a CDS encoding nucleoside recognition domain-containing protein → MEILLSSMMFTLDLVFRMGSVMFISLFGVELFMQMGLMRYLEPVGKPVARAARLPAETAFCFLAAIGSMIAAHTMAAQFHADKRLDDRELRLTGILNTVPFHLKETLTFQLPIVLPLLGGRLAMIYITAFWLTGVLKFCYVLVRGRAWGNGRELSENGEDPFSAYECTPDDPNCLHRSFTRLLKDAWDARKKMFFKMIGVLAVVTLLVQVLTESGMLSWVETGIAPLTSVLGLSPAVIGPLTTYIFSPVAGISYMSTLLTQNSITGYEAITALIAGGLLMIPVTRLRRTLPRYIAIYGGRNGSVICVLTMVFGLLSRILVLGWILIFY, encoded by the coding sequence ATGGAAATTTTATTATCTTCAATGATGTTTACCCTGGACCTGGTGTTTCGAATGGGTTCGGTCATGTTTATCAGTCTTTTTGGTGTAGAGCTGTTCATGCAGATGGGGCTGATGCGCTATTTGGAACCCGTTGGCAAGCCTGTGGCAAGGGCGGCCAGGCTGCCGGCTGAAACGGCGTTCTGTTTTCTGGCCGCCATAGGCTCCATGATTGCAGCCCACACCATGGCCGCCCAATTTCATGCGGACAAGCGCTTAGACGATCGTGAGCTGAGACTGACCGGCATCCTCAACACGGTGCCTTTTCATCTAAAGGAGACCCTGACCTTTCAGCTTCCCATTGTTTTACCTTTGCTCGGGGGGCGTCTGGCCATGATTTACATCACCGCCTTCTGGCTTACCGGGGTGCTGAAATTTTGCTATGTACTGGTCCGGGGCCGCGCCTGGGGCAATGGCAGGGAACTGTCAGAGAACGGGGAGGATCCGTTTTCAGCCTATGAATGCACACCGGACGATCCAAATTGTCTTCACCGCAGTTTTACCCGGCTTTTAAAAGACGCCTGGGATGCCCGGAAAAAAATGTTTTTCAAAATGATAGGTGTGCTGGCCGTTGTGACCCTGCTCGTTCAGGTGCTGACTGAGTCGGGAATGCTCTCCTGGGTAGAGACGGGGATTGCCCCTTTGACATCCGTCCTTGGGCTCTCCCCGGCCGTAATCGGTCCGCTCACCACCTACATATTCAGTCCGGTTGCGGGGATCAGTTATATGTCGACTCTTTTGACCCAAAACAGCATAACCGGCTATGAGGCGATTACAGCCCTGATCGCGGGCGGTCTTCTCATGATACCCGTCACCCGCTTGAGACGGACGTTGCCTCGGTACATCGCCATTTACGGTGGCCGCAACGGCTCTGTCATTTGTGTGTTGACCATGGTGTTTGGTCTTTTGTCCAGAATACTGGTTCTGGGCTGGATTCTTATTTTTTATTAG
- a CDS encoding Hsp70 family protein: protein MSPIFGIDFGTSNSALAASVDGRVQLLDIDPGNPLSNSLKSILYFIKEEGQHLSFVGYEGVKQYIDNGAEGRYMQSIKSFLSDTSFQKTNVYGKNYTIEELIAYLLKTMKERGEKIIGRDVDQVVLGRPVVFSTDEEREETATRRLIKAAELAGFKEISLQMEPVAAARAYEHSLGSKQEQIVLVGDFGAGSSDFTVLRVGNPPHAGDRQKDILSVGGLYIGGDNFDALIMRHKVAKHYGTDVKVKSMFSDNLTGLSPLVLSHLMQWHRIPWLRRPQTLGSIKELKVCAGLRDKRLLENLERLISDNYGYLLFRAIESAKCRLSDHDDATVNFKDYGIVIEESVAKTAFEDMIQDLVAQIDDCVADTLANAGVTPEQLNAVFLTGGSSYIPLIRAIFESRLGADKIKTADAFTSVAYGLGLEAGLMK, encoded by the coding sequence ATGTCCCCTATATTTGGCATTGATTTTGGTACCTCCAACTCTGCCCTGGCTGCAAGCGTTGACGGCCGGGTCCAACTCTTAGATATCGATCCGGGTAATCCCCTTTCAAACTCTTTGAAATCCATTCTCTATTTTATTAAAGAAGAAGGACAACATCTCTCCTTTGTGGGCTATGAAGGGGTCAAACAATATATCGACAACGGAGCCGAAGGCCGGTACATGCAGTCGATTAAATCTTTTTTGTCGGACACGTCCTTTCAAAAAACAAATGTTTACGGTAAAAATTACACCATAGAAGAGCTGATTGCTTATCTGCTCAAGACCATGAAAGAGCGAGGGGAGAAAATTATCGGCCGGGATGTGGACCAGGTTGTACTGGGACGTCCGGTTGTATTTTCCACAGACGAAGAACGGGAAGAAACCGCAACCCGCCGACTGATCAAAGCAGCCGAACTTGCGGGTTTCAAGGAGATTTCCCTACAAATGGAGCCGGTTGCCGCTGCCCGGGCCTATGAACACAGCCTGGGTTCAAAACAGGAACAGATTGTGCTGGTGGGCGACTTTGGTGCAGGCAGTTCTGATTTCACCGTGCTCAGGGTGGGCAATCCCCCACATGCCGGAGACAGGCAAAAGGACATTCTTTCCGTTGGCGGGCTTTATATTGGCGGGGACAATTTTGATGCCCTGATCATGCGCCACAAGGTGGCAAAACACTATGGTACGGATGTGAAAGTCAAATCCATGTTCAGTGACAATCTTACGGGATTGTCTCCCTTGGTTTTGAGCCATCTGATGCAATGGCACCGCATCCCATGGCTTCGGCGACCCCAAACCCTTGGGAGTATAAAAGAACTCAAAGTCTGTGCCGGGCTTAGAGACAAGCGCCTGCTGGAAAACCTGGAACGTTTGATCAGTGATAATTATGGGTATCTGTTATTCCGGGCCATCGAATCGGCCAAGTGCCGACTGTCGGACCATGATGACGCCACGGTCAATTTCAAGGATTACGGCATCGTCATTGAAGAGTCTGTCGCAAAAACGGCGTTTGAAGATATGATCCAGGATTTGGTTGCGCAGATAGACGACTGCGTGGCAGATACCCTTGCCAATGCCGGTGTTACGCCTGAACAGCTTAATGCCGTGTTTTTGACCGGGGGATCTTCATATATCCCCCTGATCAGGGCCATCTTTGAGTCCCGCTTGGGTGCAGATAAGATTAAAACCGCTGATGCGTTTACCAGTGTGGCCTATGGGCTTGGCCTTGAAGCAGGTTTGATGAAATAA
- a CDS encoding tetratricopeptide repeat protein, which yields MKKFCFYLLFISLFVLSACAQKRPVSMPQSHLPPQSVPEIGGAVPDQNSVPDDSTVGGKGEDQNPLLSAVRPVQRPRPKALTRMIKNAENQLKNKQPQRAFSILEQALYIDGQDPLVWHLMAKAQYDQGNVVQAISLAKKSNSLAAAYPDVKAKNAALLRKAQGN from the coding sequence ATGAAAAAATTTTGTTTTTATCTTCTTTTTATCTCTCTTTTTGTTTTATCTGCCTGTGCTCAGAAAAGACCCGTTTCAATGCCCCAGTCCCATCTACCCCCTCAATCCGTGCCTGAAATCGGCGGGGCTGTACCGGATCAAAACAGTGTGCCAGATGATTCAACAGTTGGGGGGAAAGGTGAAGATCAGAATCCGCTTTTGTCTGCTGTCCGGCCTGTTCAACGTCCCCGCCCCAAGGCACTGACCCGGATGATTAAAAATGCTGAAAATCAACTTAAAAACAAGCAACCCCAGCGCGCCTTTTCCATTCTGGAGCAGGCATTGTACATTGACGGTCAGGACCCGTTGGTCTGGCACTTGATGGCAAAGGCCCAGTATGACCAGGGAAATGTCGTTCAGGCGATTTCCCTGGCCAAAAAATCCAACAGCCTGGCCGCAGCGTATCCGGACGTAAAGGCAAAAAACGCAGCACTTCTAAGAAAAGCCCAAGGCAACTAA
- the mrcB gene encoding penicillin-binding protein 1B translates to MKLLRRLVILLLLCACLAVFGYAYLINHQVAERFKDRLWDIPAKVYARPMTLYPGLLLSAKSLGQELDLMGYRKVSTLAQLTVPATYTRYQGRFVLNCRPFDFGTQRRPMRRIELTISGGRIAQLESKGRTTDMAQLDPVLIGQFYPSSMEDRVLVSTEDIPALLKKTIVAVEDKNFYSHYGIDFKSIFRAIVVNIREGRFTQGASTLTQQLAKNFFLSPEKTLKRKISEAFVAAAIERQYTKEEILEAYINEVYLGQDGARAIHGFGLAAQFYFGKSLELLSVEETALLVGMLKGPSVYNPRVRPDRATARRNTVLGLMADQGLISDSQLTKSLGSPLGVIPVPRQWRFPFYLDLVKRRLLQEYREKDLKTMGLRIFTPFDPLVQLAAEKGVADFMAGRSSKLEAGVVVTACATNEIQALLGGKEPKYEGFNRALDAKRLIGSLAKPAVYLSALEQPEKYTLVTQINDGPVSLKSGGRRWKPMNYDRKFHGQLPLYQALVHSYNTSTVRLGMDIGLETVFETMGQLGFKPSAPLVPAMLLGSFEMTPVQVAQVYHTLASGGFYTPARVINTVYTPDGETLQRYPLQIEQHLDPGAVFLVDKTLQAVVREGTGRGLARWLSPNLGIAGKTGTTNDLRDSWFAGFSGNRLAVVWVGRDDNKSTGLTGSSGAMQVFGRLMAQIPNTPLVLTPPENIEWAVINPQTGLRTNNNAPGALAVPFIRGSAPVDSDPDPNPDVVEPTPSDPQPGRQPVQKKKPRYLIDWFKDVFK, encoded by the coding sequence ATGAAACTATTGAGACGGCTGGTCATTTTATTATTGTTGTGTGCATGCTTGGCTGTCTTTGGCTATGCTTATCTGATCAACCATCAGGTGGCCGAGCGGTTCAAAGACCGGTTGTGGGATATACCGGCCAAAGTATATGCACGGCCTATGACCCTGTATCCGGGGTTGCTGCTGTCCGCCAAATCCCTTGGGCAGGAATTGGATCTGATGGGATACCGCAAGGTATCAACCCTGGCGCAGCTGACAGTTCCAGCTACGTATACCCGTTACCAGGGACGATTTGTTCTCAATTGCAGACCCTTTGATTTCGGCACCCAGCGCCGACCTATGCGCCGCATTGAGCTTACCATCTCCGGCGGCCGCATTGCCCAACTTGAATCCAAAGGTCGTACCACGGACATGGCACAGCTGGATCCTGTGCTGATTGGGCAGTTTTACCCTTCTTCCATGGAAGACCGTGTCCTTGTAAGCACTGAAGATATTCCGGCGTTACTTAAAAAGACCATCGTGGCCGTGGAGGATAAAAATTTTTATTCCCATTACGGGATTGATTTTAAGTCGATTTTCAGAGCCATTGTGGTCAATATCCGGGAGGGCCGGTTTACCCAGGGCGCCAGTACCCTGACCCAGCAACTGGCGAAAAATTTTTTCCTTTCCCCTGAAAAAACACTGAAACGAAAGATCAGCGAAGCCTTTGTCGCAGCCGCCATTGAGCGCCAATACACTAAAGAGGAAATTCTTGAAGCCTATATCAATGAGGTTTACCTGGGACAGGATGGTGCCAGGGCCATACACGGGTTTGGGCTGGCAGCGCAGTTTTACTTCGGCAAGTCTTTGGAACTGCTTTCTGTCGAAGAAACGGCTTTGTTGGTAGGCATGCTTAAAGGACCGTCTGTCTACAATCCAAGGGTTCGGCCGGACCGTGCCACGGCCCGGCGAAATACCGTACTTGGCCTTATGGCAGACCAGGGTTTGATTTCTGATTCCCAGCTGACAAAATCACTTGGCAGCCCCCTTGGTGTTATACCGGTACCCCGGCAATGGAGGTTTCCTTTTTACCTGGATTTGGTGAAGCGCAGGCTGCTGCAAGAATACCGTGAAAAAGATTTGAAAACCATGGGATTGCGCATTTTTACCCCGTTTGATCCTTTGGTGCAACTGGCTGCGGAAAAAGGGGTGGCGGATTTCATGGCGGGCAGAAGTTCAAAGCTTGAGGCCGGTGTGGTGGTAACCGCCTGTGCCACCAATGAGATCCAGGCGCTTTTGGGGGGCAAGGAACCTAAATATGAAGGGTTTAACCGTGCCTTAGATGCAAAGCGTCTTATTGGGTCGCTGGCGAAGCCCGCGGTATATCTTTCGGCATTGGAACAGCCTGAAAAATATACCCTGGTGACACAGATTAATGACGGACCTGTGTCATTGAAAAGTGGCGGCCGCCGTTGGAAGCCCATGAATTATGACAGAAAATTTCATGGGCAGTTGCCCCTGTACCAGGCCCTGGTCCACTCATACAATACGTCCACGGTCAGGCTGGGCATGGATATTGGGCTGGAAACGGTTTTTGAAACCATGGGGCAGTTGGGATTTAAACCTTCTGCCCCGCTTGTACCTGCAATGCTTCTGGGCAGTTTTGAGATGACCCCGGTTCAGGTGGCCCAGGTTTATCACACCCTGGCCTCGGGAGGTTTTTACACCCCGGCCAGGGTCATAAACACCGTGTACACCCCTGATGGGGAAACGCTTCAGCGCTATCCTTTGCAGATTGAACAGCACCTGGATCCGGGTGCCGTCTTTCTGGTGGATAAAACACTACAGGCCGTGGTCCGGGAAGGTACGGGAAGAGGTTTGGCCAGATGGCTTTCCCCGAATCTGGGCATTGCCGGAAAAACCGGTACCACAAATGATCTGCGGGATTCCTGGTTTGCCGGATTTTCCGGGAATCGTCTGGCCGTGGTCTGGGTAGGCAGGGATGACAATAAGTCCACAGGGCTCACCGGATCTTCCGGTGCCATGCAGGTTTTTGGGCGGCTGATGGCCCAGATTCCCAACACGCCACTGGTTCTGACCCCGCCGGAAAATATTGAGTGGGCGGTTATCAATCCGCAAACCGGACTTCGTACCAACAACAATGCGCCCGGTGCACTTGCCGTGCCTTTTATCCGCGGGTCAGCCCCTGTTGATTCTGATCCCGACCCAAATCCTGATGTCGTTGAGCCGACTCCGTCGGATCCTCAGCCCGGCAGACAACCAGTGCAGAAAAAAAAGCCGCGATATCTTATTGACTGGTTCAAGGATGTGTTCAAATGA